A part of Silvimonas soli genomic DNA contains:
- a CDS encoding DsbC family protein produces MKFSKMMRSLAVVGLVALTACSAEAETVNAKQLRDKLQQQLPGREITSVNPSPMKGIYEVVVAGHQILYTDIKGDYVLIGDMIDMKNKTSVTEARAAELRRTDFSKLPLDQSFKEVRGDGSRKLVVFSDPDCPFCKRLESDSLAGVTNVTIYTFLFPLNIHPDAERKSKLLWCAADRDGAWRDWMDHGKLPDNKGDCDTPIQKNLALGDKLGITGTPALVFANGRMVSGAIPKEQLEALLAKGGPDQSGQ; encoded by the coding sequence ATGAAGTTTTCGAAAATGATGCGTAGCCTGGCGGTTGTGGGTCTGGTTGCCCTGACCGCGTGTTCGGCCGAAGCAGAAACCGTCAATGCCAAGCAATTGCGCGACAAGCTGCAGCAACAATTGCCGGGACGCGAAATCACCAGCGTGAACCCGTCGCCCATGAAAGGAATCTACGAAGTGGTCGTTGCCGGTCACCAGATTCTGTACACCGATATCAAGGGTGATTACGTGTTGATCGGCGACATGATCGACATGAAAAACAAGACCAGCGTTACCGAAGCGCGCGCAGCTGAATTGCGCCGCACCGATTTCAGCAAATTGCCGCTGGATCAATCGTTCAAAGAAGTGCGCGGCGATGGCAGTCGCAAACTGGTGGTGTTCTCCGATCCGGATTGCCCGTTCTGCAAGCGACTGGAATCGGATAGCCTGGCTGGCGTGACCAACGTCACCATCTACACCTTCTTGTTCCCGCTCAATATCCACCCGGATGCCGAGCGCAAGTCCAAGTTGCTGTGGTGTGCCGCAGATCGTGACGGCGCGTGGCGCGACTGGATGGATCATGGCAAGTTGCCAGACAACAAGGGCGATTGCGATACGCCTATCCAGAAGAATCTGGCACTGGGTGACAAGCTGGGCATTACCGGTACGCCCGCACTGGTGTTTGCCAACGGCCGCATGGTCTCCGGTGCTATCCCTAAAGAGCAACTGGAAGCGTTGCTGGCCAAGGGCGGCCCAGATCAGTCCGGGCAGTAA
- a CDS encoding UbiH/UbiF family hydroxylase: MKFYDADVLIVGGGLVGCALACALKDTRLQVTLLDSREPAQTWDAQTWDSRIYAISPASRRFLTAIGAWQHMDATRLQSVAQMRIAGDDGRSELAFNATDAGTDELAQIVESRELQRALWLAAQAAPNVTLIAPAKPSALHDESDGMLLALEEGRRLSARLVVGADGVQSWVRAQMGIEDKTTSYEQWGVVANFDCEKPHLSTASQWFFADGVMAWLPLAGQRMSMVWSCNDERKQALLALSPAELCEQVAQAGQGRLGQLQLRTPPAAFPLRLMHVADLARPHLALIGDAAHAVHPLAGQGVNLGFGDAMELAKVLAAQAPTQCGDYLVLRRYERARRENVLLMQGVTHGLQKLFNNTNPVLRLMRNTGLGLTDQWVWLKNRLIQHAMNA; the protein is encoded by the coding sequence ATGAAATTTTACGACGCAGATGTTCTGATCGTGGGTGGTGGTCTGGTGGGCTGCGCGCTGGCGTGCGCACTGAAAGACACCCGGCTGCAGGTCACTTTGCTTGATAGCCGCGAGCCCGCCCAGACTTGGGATGCCCAAACCTGGGATAGCCGCATTTACGCCATCAGCCCGGCCAGCCGCCGGTTTTTGACTGCGATTGGCGCCTGGCAGCACATGGACGCCACTCGCCTGCAATCCGTCGCGCAGATGCGCATTGCCGGGGATGATGGTCGTTCGGAACTGGCCTTCAATGCTACCGATGCGGGCACTGATGAACTGGCACAGATTGTCGAATCGCGCGAACTGCAGCGTGCGTTGTGGCTGGCAGCGCAAGCCGCGCCTAATGTCACGCTGATTGCTCCAGCCAAACCCAGTGCTTTGCACGACGAAAGCGATGGCATGCTGCTGGCGCTGGAAGAGGGTCGCCGCTTGAGCGCGCGTCTGGTGGTAGGCGCAGATGGCGTGCAATCCTGGGTGCGCGCGCAAATGGGCATCGAAGATAAAACAACGTCCTATGAACAATGGGGCGTGGTTGCCAATTTTGATTGCGAAAAACCACATCTGAGTACCGCCAGTCAGTGGTTCTTTGCCGACGGCGTGATGGCCTGGTTGCCATTGGCCGGGCAACGGATGTCCATGGTCTGGTCTTGCAACGACGAGCGTAAACAAGCGTTGCTGGCGCTTTCTCCCGCTGAGTTGTGCGAGCAAGTGGCGCAGGCCGGGCAGGGGCGTCTGGGGCAATTGCAATTGCGTACGCCTCCGGCGGCTTTTCCGCTGCGCTTGATGCATGTGGCTGATCTGGCCCGCCCGCATCTGGCGTTGATTGGCGATGCCGCCCACGCGGTGCATCCATTGGCGGGGCAGGGGGTGAATCTGGGGTTTGGCGATGCTATGGAACTGGCAAAGGTTCTGGCTGCCCAAGCGCCCACGCAGTGTGGTGATTACCTTGTGCTGCGGCGCTATGAACGCGCCCGGCGCGAGAATGTTTTACTGATGCAGGGTGTTACGCATGGCCTGCAGAAACTTTTCAACAACACCAATCCGGTTTTGCGCTTGATGCGTAATACCGGGCTGGGGTTGACCGACCAATGGGTATGGCTGAAAAACCGTTTGATTCAGCATGCAATGAACGCTTGA
- a CDS encoding DNA internalization-related competence protein ComEC/Rec2 produces MLLRYLSVLASFVTGVCLLQIQPVLPALLWPLLVALAAATLVWQAQRWRLAGLIILAATLGFGYADLRANWRLADRLPQNMERQVITARGYVAGLPQTGQFGPRFVFVTQDVLTAGATLPRRLSVQWYGDHPELRSGTRWEFDLSAKRPHGQQNPGGFDVEGWMLQQNLGGSASVKGARPLPGYAWQAAIDRVREGIVDHINAVLGDAPYAGVIAAIATGDRRGISPEQWQSFARAGINHLIVISGLHISMVAALAGLAAGGVVRRIPILARRLSIPRLRLWCGLAAAIGYSLLAGLGIPTQRAVLMLAVGVLCLVSARPMARSLIWLLALFIVVLVDPFAVISAGFWLSFLAVGALLWLSGNRLQQARGWRGWASMQLAATLGTLPILLCVFGRMPLISPLANAIAIPVVSMVVTPLTLVGLLDPTGYALQAAERVFAYTNFAVTWLSSLAPSPVFVPPSRFAVAFALPGVLILLLPRGLPGRCFGLVMLLPLFVVPAVRVTEGEFRATVIDVDQGLSVLIQTRQHTLVFDTGKPGQAQRAILPVLQSNGVSSLDTLVVSHKDNDHSGSAEALMHAIPVNTLRAQLPTDHPAHALARHDEPCAAGDAWTWDGVEFTVLWPVAGEPMPDENARGCVLEIETAHARMLITADVGVAQEAAMLERNWLGHFNVVVAGHHGSITSSSLAFVETTHPDWVVYSSGFLNRFRHPRPEIVARYAAQGAQDLRTDRDGAVIITTSGSEVAIERWRETHPHYWFMQW; encoded by the coding sequence ATGTTGCTGCGTTATCTGTCTGTCCTGGCCAGTTTTGTCACCGGTGTTTGTCTCTTGCAAATACAACCGGTCTTGCCAGCTTTGCTCTGGCCGCTGCTGGTGGCATTGGCCGCCGCCACGTTGGTTTGGCAGGCACAACGCTGGCGCCTGGCAGGTTTGATCATCCTTGCGGCGACCTTGGGTTTTGGCTACGCCGATCTTCGCGCAAATTGGCGGCTGGCCGACCGGCTACCGCAAAACATGGAGCGCCAAGTGATCACAGCGCGCGGTTATGTCGCTGGCTTGCCGCAAACCGGGCAATTTGGTCCGCGCTTTGTGTTCGTCACGCAGGATGTACTGACCGCCGGCGCCACACTGCCGCGCCGACTCTCCGTTCAGTGGTACGGCGATCATCCGGAACTGCGCAGCGGTACGCGCTGGGAGTTCGATCTCTCCGCCAAACGCCCGCACGGCCAGCAAAATCCCGGTGGCTTTGATGTGGAAGGCTGGATGCTACAACAGAACCTCGGCGGCAGTGCCAGCGTGAAAGGCGCCAGACCGTTGCCGGGTTATGCCTGGCAGGCCGCTATTGACCGGGTACGTGAAGGCATCGTCGATCATATCAACGCCGTGCTGGGCGACGCACCCTACGCTGGTGTCATCGCCGCCATCGCGACTGGAGATCGCCGTGGAATCTCACCTGAACAGTGGCAAAGCTTTGCCCGGGCCGGGATCAATCATTTAATCGTCATATCAGGACTTCACATCAGCATGGTCGCCGCGCTCGCCGGATTGGCAGCCGGCGGTGTCGTTCGCCGCATCCCCATTCTCGCCCGCCGCTTGAGCATTCCCCGATTGCGCCTGTGGTGTGGGCTAGCTGCGGCGATTGGCTACAGCCTGTTGGCCGGGCTCGGTATCCCGACGCAACGCGCCGTCCTCATGCTGGCTGTTGGCGTTCTGTGCCTGGTCAGCGCGCGGCCGATGGCACGCAGCCTGATCTGGCTGTTGGCGTTATTCATCGTGGTACTGGTTGATCCTTTTGCCGTCATTTCTGCCGGGTTCTGGTTATCGTTTCTGGCCGTCGGCGCCTTGTTGTGGCTGAGCGGCAACCGTTTGCAACAAGCGCGAGGCTGGCGCGGCTGGGCGTCTATGCAACTCGCCGCAACGTTAGGCACCCTGCCCATTCTGCTTTGCGTATTCGGCCGCATGCCGTTGATTTCTCCACTGGCCAATGCCATCGCCATTCCAGTAGTCAGCATGGTGGTCACGCCACTCACTTTGGTCGGACTACTGGACCCCACTGGTTATGCGCTGCAGGCGGCGGAACGCGTGTTTGCGTACACCAACTTTGCTGTGACATGGCTGAGCAGCCTGGCACCTTCCCCGGTTTTCGTTCCGCCATCGCGCTTTGCTGTGGCGTTCGCGCTGCCGGGCGTGCTGATCTTGCTGTTGCCGCGTGGGCTGCCCGGGCGCTGTTTTGGACTGGTGATGCTATTGCCCTTGTTCGTTGTTCCCGCTGTCCGAGTAACTGAAGGCGAATTCCGGGCAACGGTAATCGACGTCGACCAGGGCTTGTCGGTATTGATCCAGACCCGTCAGCACACGCTAGTGTTTGATACTGGCAAACCCGGCCAGGCGCAGCGGGCAATCTTGCCGGTGCTGCAAAGCAACGGCGTTTCATCACTCGACACCTTGGTGGTGTCGCACAAAGATAATGATCACTCCGGCAGTGCCGAAGCGCTGATGCACGCGATTCCGGTGAATACGTTGCGGGCGCAGTTGCCGACGGATCATCCGGCGCATGCGCTGGCCCGACACGATGAACCTTGCGCAGCTGGCGACGCGTGGACTTGGGATGGCGTGGAGTTCACCGTGTTGTGGCCAGTGGCCGGAGAACCCATGCCCGATGAAAATGCTCGCGGTTGCGTACTGGAAATCGAAACCGCCCATGCCCGCATGCTGATTACCGCCGATGTGGGCGTCGCCCAGGAAGCCGCCATGCTGGAGCGCAACTGGCTAGGGCATTTCAACGTCGTGGTCGCCGGGCACCACGGCAGCATTACTTCGTCATCACTAGCCTTTGTCGAGACGACACACCCGGACTGGGTGGTGTACTCATCCGGCTTTCTCAACCGCTTTCGTCATCCCCGGCCAGAAATCGTCGCACGTTACGCCGCACAAGGTGCGCAGGATTTGCGCACCGATCGGGACGGCGCCGTCATCATCACAACCAGCGGTAGCGAAGTAGCCATTGAGCGCTGGCGCGAAACGCATCCACATTACTGGTTTATGCAGTGGTGA
- a CDS encoding MOSC domain-containing protein — MPTLSAIYRYPVKSTQGLSLTTSELSPSGLPDDRAWMVTSTEGRMITGRDCPTLVKVVTDVDEHSLTLSAPGMPVLSVERALFSQACPASVWKDDFAAWSGAKSADAWFSDYLGRAARLLYTGETQRRVRPFPDVPLSFADGFPLLLIGETSRQQLSEWVGRDMEMARFRPNLVISGAPAFAEDGWKQIRIGNVMFQIAKPCGRCVFTTVDPQTAEKSADQEPLRTIAQRRKGPEGAEFGQNVLAGNVGRIEVGMPVEILE; from the coding sequence ATGCCCACGCTTTCTGCCATTTATCGTTATCCGGTTAAATCCACCCAAGGTCTGTCGCTAACGACCAGCGAGTTGTCCCCGTCGGGCCTGCCCGATGATCGCGCGTGGATGGTGACTTCAACCGAGGGCCGCATGATTACCGGGCGTGATTGCCCAACGCTGGTCAAAGTCGTCACCGACGTGGACGAGCACAGCCTGACCTTGTCCGCTCCTGGCATGCCGGTCCTGAGCGTGGAACGCGCATTGTTTAGTCAGGCCTGCCCGGCATCGGTGTGGAAAGACGATTTTGCGGCCTGGTCTGGCGCCAAGTCGGCAGACGCCTGGTTCAGTGATTATCTGGGCCGCGCGGCGCGGTTGTTGTATACCGGCGAAACCCAGCGTCGGGTGCGGCCTTTTCCGGATGTGCCACTGTCTTTTGCCGACGGATTTCCACTACTGTTGATTGGCGAAACTTCACGCCAGCAACTCAGCGAATGGGTTGGCCGGGATATGGAAATGGCACGGTTCCGGCCCAACCTGGTGATATCCGGCGCACCCGCCTTTGCCGAGGATGGCTGGAAGCAGATCCGCATTGGCAATGTGATGTTTCAGATTGCCAAGCCCTGCGGGCGCTGTGTATTCACCACGGTTGATCCTCAAACGGCCGAAAAGTCAGCCGACCAGGAACCACTGCGTACCATCGCCCAGCGGCGTAAAGGCCCGGAAGGGGCAGAGTTCGGGCAAAACGTGCTGGCAGGCAATGTTGGGCGGATTGAAGTAGGCATGCCGGTCGAGATTCTGGAGTAA
- a CDS encoding response regulator yields MNSGSIDRKPRLLIVDDEPFNLEILSEHLQDADYEVITAEDGEAAWDLLATDRAFDAILLDRMMPRMDGMALLARLKQQPELMQVPVIMQTAVGAAENVREGLTAGAYYYLIKPFQRDMLLAIVSAAVDFYREKRRLEQQLVAQAGNYGQLINAEFEFRSLEEARQLTLVLSHACPEPQRVALGLSELLVNAVEHGNLGIRYGEKTRLLQLGRWQDEIESRLSHPDYAGRRVRVQFQRGEAAITIVITDQGAGFDWRPFLEFSPERAFDPHGRGISMARMLSFDQIEYQGEGNTVVARVSLAGA; encoded by the coding sequence ATGAATTCCGGCAGTATCGATAGAAAACCCCGTTTGTTGATTGTGGATGACGAGCCGTTCAATCTCGAAATCCTGAGCGAGCATCTGCAAGACGCTGATTATGAAGTCATTACTGCCGAAGACGGCGAGGCTGCATGGGACTTGCTGGCAACTGATCGGGCGTTCGATGCCATATTGCTGGATCGCATGATGCCGCGGATGGATGGCATGGCATTGCTGGCGCGGCTCAAGCAGCAACCGGAGCTGATGCAGGTCCCCGTGATCATGCAAACGGCAGTTGGCGCAGCGGAAAACGTGCGGGAAGGGCTTACCGCCGGGGCGTATTACTATCTAATAAAGCCGTTTCAGCGCGACATGCTGCTGGCCATTGTCAGCGCGGCGGTGGATTTCTATCGCGAAAAGCGCCGGCTTGAACAGCAACTGGTGGCGCAAGCTGGCAATTATGGCCAGTTGATCAATGCCGAGTTCGAATTCCGTTCACTGGAAGAAGCCCGGCAACTCACGCTAGTGTTATCGCACGCCTGCCCGGAACCCCAACGCGTGGCGCTGGGTTTGTCCGAATTGCTGGTGAATGCGGTTGAGCATGGCAATTTAGGCATTCGCTATGGCGAAAAAACGCGGCTGTTGCAGTTAGGGCGTTGGCAGGATGAAATTGAGTCCCGGCTGAGCCACCCGGACTACGCCGGTCGCCGCGTAAGGGTGCAGTTTCAGCGGGGTGAGGCGGCAATCACCATCGTGATCACCGATCAGGGCGCGGGTTTTGACTGGCGGCCATTCCTGGAGTTTTCGCCGGAGCGGGCGTTTGATCCGCACGGGCGCGGCATTTCCATGGCGCGCATGCTGTCGTTTGACCAGATCGAATATCAGGGCGAAGGCAATACGGTCGTGGCACGGGTGTCTCTGGCTGGCGCATGA
- a CDS encoding ParA family protein, which yields MPMVCRVVFNQKGGVGKSTITVNLAAAAAIAGRSVLVVDLDPQANTSRYLLGEVLAQATPTLTEFFEQTLNFSLYAHVMDDFVHATPCPGLFLLPAGDSLAEQQSKLEARYKIYKLRESLQEFGGRFDEIWLDTPPALNFFTLSALIAADRCLIPFDCDAFSREALVGLLGRVAEIKADHNPRLEVEGIIVNQFQARASLPTRMVEELAAQGLPVLQPYLSSSVKIRESHERAMPLVQLDPRHKLAQAFSELYQSLAK from the coding sequence ATGCCCATGGTATGTCGTGTGGTGTTCAATCAGAAGGGTGGGGTGGGCAAGTCCACCATCACAGTCAATCTCGCTGCAGCGGCCGCCATAGCCGGTCGTTCGGTGCTGGTAGTCGATCTCGACCCGCAAGCCAACACCAGTCGCTACCTGTTGGGCGAGGTGCTGGCGCAGGCCACGCCGACGCTGACCGAGTTCTTCGAGCAAACACTTAATTTCAGTCTTTACGCTCACGTGATGGATGATTTCGTCCATGCCACGCCGTGCCCGGGCTTGTTTCTTCTCCCTGCTGGCGACAGCCTGGCCGAGCAGCAAAGCAAACTGGAAGCGCGCTACAAGATCTACAAGCTGCGTGAATCGTTGCAGGAGTTTGGCGGGCGCTTCGACGAAATCTGGCTTGATACGCCACCGGCGCTTAACTTCTTCACGCTTTCAGCGCTGATTGCCGCCGATCGGTGCCTGATTCCCTTCGATTGCGACGCGTTTTCGCGTGAAGCATTGGTCGGTTTGCTGGGGCGAGTGGCGGAAATCAAGGCGGATCACAATCCGCGGCTGGAAGTGGAAGGCATCATCGTGAACCAGTTTCAGGCGCGCGCCAGTTTGCCGACCCGAATGGTCGAGGAACTCGCCGCCCAAGGGCTGCCGGTACTGCAGCCCTACTTATCCAGTTCGGTCAAAATCCGCGAATCGCATGAGCGGGCGATGCCATTGGTGCAACTGGATCCACGCCATAAACTTGCGCAAGCGTTTAGCGAGCTCTATCAATCACTGGCAAAGTAG
- a CDS encoding porin, translating to MKIKYTTLAVALALGAGAAMADVTIDGNITGGVQYLKAGDTKSGGVSYDAIIGVSGSDKLDAGGKLIWRVEQEIQSQPGDRSQGGVANWGNRQAYIGLTGDYGTFRAGNMLTPTYDTLDALYANTGAEWLARDYGMGQSNYAKNVARYDTPNLYGFNASAAYLFEDQGVQGNKGYDVAATYKWEGLGVQGTYQKRDNVQSSTTDVTSQQVLPDGTNTKDWYAGANYKFGNGIGVKGGFKRAQADGTALGGEQRQDMWIAQGSYETGKHGVYLSYFNLRDGKLNGADQKDSGAQAIDARYNYSLSKQSLAFVDARYVKNQDNASFSAADDALYYGNTGADAGESSYRVMAGVKTYF from the coding sequence ATGAAAATCAAATACACAACACTCGCAGTTGCTCTGGCTCTGGGTGCTGGCGCTGCCATGGCTGACGTGACCATCGACGGTAACATCACCGGTGGCGTGCAATACCTGAAGGCTGGCGACACCAAGTCCGGCGGTGTTTCTTATGATGCAATCATTGGTGTGTCCGGTAGCGACAAGCTGGATGCCGGCGGCAAGCTGATCTGGCGTGTTGAGCAAGAAATCCAGAGCCAGCCTGGCGACCGCAGCCAAGGCGGCGTAGCCAACTGGGGCAACCGTCAAGCGTACATCGGTCTGACTGGTGACTACGGTACATTCCGCGCCGGTAACATGCTGACCCCGACTTATGACACTCTGGACGCTCTGTATGCCAACACTGGCGCAGAATGGCTGGCACGTGACTACGGTATGGGTCAGTCGAACTACGCCAAGAACGTAGCTCGTTACGACACCCCTAACCTGTACGGCTTCAACGCTTCGGCAGCTTACCTGTTTGAAGATCAAGGCGTGCAAGGCAACAAGGGCTACGACGTTGCTGCAACCTACAAGTGGGAAGGCCTGGGTGTTCAAGGTACTTACCAAAAACGTGACAACGTTCAGTCCTCCACTACTGACGTGACTTCGCAACAAGTGCTGCCAGATGGCACCAACACCAAAGACTGGTACGCTGGTGCGAACTACAAGTTCGGCAATGGTATCGGCGTGAAAGGTGGCTTCAAGCGAGCTCAAGCTGATGGCACCGCACTGGGTGGCGAACAACGTCAAGACATGTGGATTGCTCAAGGTTCGTACGAAACCGGCAAGCACGGCGTGTACCTGAGCTACTTCAACCTGCGTGATGGCAAGCTGAACGGCGCTGACCAGAAAGACTCCGGCGCACAAGCAATTGACGCACGTTACAACTACAGCCTGTCCAAGCAATCGCTGGCGTTTGTTGACGCTCGCTACGTGAAGAACCAGGACAACGCATCGTTCAGCGCAGCTGACGACGCGCTGTACTACGGCAACACCGGTGCAGATGCTGGTGAAAGCAGCTACCGCGTCATGGCTGGCGTGAAGACCTACTTCTAA
- a CDS encoding AraC family transcriptional regulator: MKPQLEHVTVPDGASWALLWRELPELPFEWHYHPEYELTLTVNACGQRYVGDHLGDFADGDLVLVGPNLPHTWSAAQALESTRPVLAVVVWFSRDWVTRLVTDLPELLPIQRLADNALQALAFSAEAAARVQPKLLSLNALDAGRRMPVLLDVLLDLAQDASAQTLSAQIMRASTDGSGERLGKVLDILHQRFAEPVPVEELARKVALSVGAFHRFFKRHTGKTVTAYQAQLRIGHACQLLIQTSKPVGVIAEIAGYRNLAHFNRQFLATKGITPRQFRQHYR, translated from the coding sequence GTGAAGCCGCAACTAGAGCACGTTACTGTTCCCGATGGCGCATCCTGGGCGTTGCTGTGGCGCGAGCTACCGGAGTTGCCTTTTGAGTGGCATTACCATCCCGAATACGAACTGACGCTGACGGTTAACGCGTGCGGCCAGCGCTATGTGGGGGATCACCTGGGCGACTTTGCCGATGGAGATCTGGTGCTGGTCGGGCCTAACTTGCCACATACCTGGTCCGCCGCGCAGGCATTGGAAAGCACACGCCCGGTGCTGGCAGTTGTGGTGTGGTTCAGTCGGGATTGGGTAACGCGGTTGGTGACGGATTTGCCGGAGTTGCTGCCTATCCAGCGACTGGCGGATAACGCGTTGCAAGCATTGGCTTTTTCTGCCGAAGCGGCTGCTCGCGTGCAGCCCAAATTGCTGTCGTTAAATGCGTTGGATGCCGGGCGGCGCATGCCCGTATTGCTGGATGTGTTGCTTGATCTGGCGCAGGACGCCAGCGCGCAGACATTATCTGCACAGATCATGCGGGCGAGTACGGATGGTAGTGGTGAACGGCTGGGCAAGGTACTGGATATTTTGCATCAGCGTTTTGCCGAACCAGTGCCGGTGGAGGAGTTGGCACGCAAGGTGGCGTTGTCGGTCGGGGCGTTTCACCGCTTCTTCAAGCGCCATACCGGCAAAACCGTGACGGCTTATCAAGCGCAGTTGCGCATCGGGCACGCTTGCCAACTACTCATTCAGACCAGCAAACCCGTTGGGGTGATTGCCGAGATTGCGGGCTATCGGAATCTGGCGCATTTCAATCGCCAGTTTCTGGCCACCAAAGGAATTACCCCAAGGCAGTTTCGCCAGCATTATCGGTAA
- a CDS encoding phytanoyl-CoA dioxygenase family protein, whose amino-acid sequence MNDRYQYGDNRPGNPSVAYLEQVQLRDLRKQLPLRVLSEADFAHWQRYGFVIIKQAITPAEVKRTTDFLWEFQELSPQDPANWSKPQLRDHEMKELNGSGMVEAYQNQTMWNNRQNERIYNAFVDIWDREDLWVTIDRANLNPPNLGTRKFGGFIHWDSDTTLDPLPVNVQGVLALSDTTEEGGGFQCIPELFEHFAQWRQSAPAARNPWQPDLTTVPWSPRFIPMQAGDLLIFNSLLAHGIRPNTSSNKVRLAQYISFTPADETNTELRNWRVGSWYRREPARGYAFPGDPRNWEQTRYPRATLSSLGEKILGLRHWSDEQLAVEPATLQPVTQ is encoded by the coding sequence ATGAATGACCGTTATCAATACGGCGACAATCGCCCAGGCAACCCATCTGTTGCTTATCTTGAACAAGTCCAATTGCGTGATCTGCGAAAGCAGCTACCGTTGCGAGTGTTGAGCGAGGCTGACTTCGCTCACTGGCAGCGTTATGGCTTTGTAATCATCAAACAGGCCATCACCCCGGCCGAGGTCAAACGCACTACCGATTTTTTATGGGAGTTCCAGGAGTTAAGCCCGCAAGACCCGGCCAACTGGAGCAAGCCGCAGTTGCGCGACCATGAAATGAAAGAGCTCAATGGCTCCGGCATGGTCGAGGCATACCAGAACCAGACCATGTGGAATAACCGCCAGAACGAGCGCATCTACAATGCGTTTGTGGATATCTGGGACCGCGAAGACTTGTGGGTCACTATTGATCGCGCCAATCTCAATCCACCCAACCTGGGCACCCGCAAGTTTGGCGGATTCATTCACTGGGATTCCGACACCACGCTCGACCCGCTGCCAGTCAATGTTCAGGGCGTGCTGGCATTGTCTGACACCACCGAGGAAGGTGGCGGTTTTCAGTGCATTCCCGAATTATTTGAACACTTTGCCCAATGGCGCCAAAGCGCCCCGGCGGCTCGCAATCCGTGGCAACCAGACTTGACCACCGTACCGTGGTCACCGCGGTTTATTCCGATGCAGGCTGGAGATTTGTTGATCTTCAACAGCTTGCTCGCCCACGGTATCCGTCCAAATACCTCAAGCAACAAGGTGCGGCTGGCGCAGTACATTTCATTTACCCCTGCTGACGAAACCAATACCGAGTTGCGAAATTGGCGCGTCGGTAGCTGGTACCGCCGCGAACCGGCGCGGGGTTACGCCTTTCCTGGCGATCCACGCAATTGGGAGCAAACGCGTTACCCGCGTGCAACCCTGTCGTCGCTGGGCGAGAAAATTCTTGGCTTGCGCCACTGGAGCGATGAACAACTGGCTGTTGAACCAGCAACGCTGCAACCGGTCACCCAATAA
- a CDS encoding CDP-6-deoxy-delta-3,4-glucoseen reductase produces MSKQLTILPAGQQITMEDGQTILDAAIAAGFSMPYGCKNGACGACKGQVVSGEVDYPDGYAESALPHMERERGMALYCCAVPTGDITVECREVSATKDIQIKTLPCRVQKIEKISHDVAVLSFKLPTTERLQFLAGQYIDLHTKGGKKRSFSIANAPHDDEFLQLHIRCMPGGEFANYVWNEMKEREIMRFTGPLGSFFLREDSDKPIIFIATGTGFAPIKGILEHAFNKGIKREMILYWGCRSLQDLYMPQLPADWQQAHPNFKFVPVMSDPLPQDNWSGRTGLVHEAVMDDFGSLAGRQVYACGAPVMVEAAFKNFVSRGLPEDEFFSDAFFSSKDLTKPPVA; encoded by the coding sequence ATGTCCAAGCAACTTACCATCCTCCCCGCTGGCCAGCAAATCACCATGGAAGACGGCCAGACTATCCTTGATGCCGCCATTGCTGCCGGTTTCAGCATGCCCTATGGCTGCAAAAACGGCGCATGTGGTGCTTGCAAGGGCCAAGTGGTGAGTGGCGAAGTCGATTATCCAGATGGTTACGCCGAATCCGCTTTGCCACATATGGAGCGTGAGCGTGGCATGGCGTTGTATTGCTGCGCGGTTCCCACGGGCGACATTACGGTGGAATGCCGTGAAGTCTCGGCCACCAAAGATATCCAGATCAAAACCTTGCCGTGCCGGGTGCAGAAGATCGAAAAAATCTCGCATGACGTCGCGGTACTGTCGTTCAAGCTGCCGACGACTGAACGTTTGCAGTTTCTGGCCGGGCAATACATCGACCTGCATACCAAGGGTGGCAAGAAGCGCAGTTTCTCTATTGCCAATGCCCCGCATGATGACGAATTCCTGCAGTTACACATCCGCTGCATGCCCGGTGGCGAGTTTGCCAACTATGTCTGGAATGAGATGAAAGAGCGCGAGATCATGCGCTTTACCGGACCGCTGGGGTCGTTCTTCCTGCGTGAAGACAGCGACAAGCCGATCATCTTTATCGCCACCGGTACAGGCTTTGCGCCAATCAAGGGCATTCTGGAGCACGCCTTCAACAAGGGCATCAAGCGCGAGATGATCCTGTACTGGGGCTGCCGCAGCTTGCAGGATTTGTACATGCCGCAACTGCCTGCCGACTGGCAGCAAGCGCATCCGAACTTCAAGTTTGTCCCGGTAATGTCAGACCCATTGCCGCAAGACAACTGGTCGGGGCGTACGGGCTTGGTGCACGAAGCGGTGATGGATGACTTTGGCAGTCTGGCCGGGCGGCAGGTTTACGCTTGCGGTGCGCCGGTTATGGTGGAGGCGGCCTTCAAGAATTTTGTTTCGCGCGGCTTGCCGGAAGATGAATTCTTCTCCGACGCATTCTTCAGCTCCAAAGATCTGACCAAGCCACCGGTTGCTTGA